Proteins found in one Xyrauchen texanus isolate HMW12.3.18 chromosome 30, RBS_HiC_50CHRs, whole genome shotgun sequence genomic segment:
- the LOC127624338 gene encoding retinoic acid receptor RXR-gamma-B-like isoform X3, protein MDNNDTYLHLNISALNSSPSQHPPTSSMVGHPSVISSSRPLQSPMSTLGSSMNGLTSPYSVIIPSLGSPSISFPSTPNVGFNTLSSPQINSLNVTNSEDIKPPLGLAPLGNMSSYQCGSPGSLSKHICAICGDRSSGKHYGVYSCEGCKGFFKRTIRKDLTYTCRDSKECLIDKRQRNRCQYCRYQKCLAMGMKREAVQEERQRGKEKSDNEVESTSSFNEDMPVDKILDAELAVEPKAETYTEDTPGNSTNDPVTNICHAADKQLFTLVEWAKRIPNFSDLPLDDQVILLRAGWNELLIASFSHRSITVKDGILLGTGLHVHRSSAHSAGVGSIFNRR, encoded by the exons ATGGATAATAACGACACATACTTACATCTCA ACATAAGTGCTCTGAATTCCTCCCCATCTCAGCACCCACCCACGAGCTCCATGGTGGGTCATCCATCCGTCATCAGTTCCTCCCGCCCACTGCAGTCTCCCATGAGCACACTGGGTTCCTCCATGAATGGCCTAACCTCACCCTACTCTGTCATCATTCCGTCTTTGGGGTCCCCGTCAATTTCCTTTCCATCTACGCCTAATGTGGGATTTAACACTCTCAGCAGCCCGCAG ATTAACTCTTTGAATGTGACTAACTCAGAGGACATCAAGCCTCCACTGGGATTGGCCCCACTGGGCAACATGAGCAGCTATCAGTGCGGTAGCCCTGGATCCCTGTCCAAACACATCTGTGCCATTTGCGGGGACCGGTCTTCAG gGAAACACTATGGTGTTTACAGTTGTGAAGGTTGCAAAGGCTTCTTCAAGAGAACCATCCGAAAAGACCTGACCTACACGTGTCGAGACAGCAAAGAGTGCCTGATTGACAAACGCCAGCGCAATCGCTGCCAATATTGCCGCTACCAGAAGTGCCTGGCCATGGGCATGAAGAGGGAag CGGTCCAGGAAGAAAGGCAGCGTGGGAAGGAGAAAAGCGATAATGAGGTGGAATCAACGAGCAGTTTCAATGAAGACATGCCTGTGGATAAGATTCTGGATGCAGAGCTTGCAGTCGAACCTAAGGCTGAGACATATACAGAGGACACCCCAGGCAACTCA ACGAACGATCCAGTCACCAATATCTGCCATGCAGCTGACAAGCAACTATTCACTCTTGTGGAGTGGGCCAAAAGAATACCGAATTTTTCCGATCTGCCTCTGGATGATCAAGTAATTCTGCTTCGAGCAG GATGGAATGAGCTCCTCATCGCTTCATTCTCCCATCGCTCAATCACAGTTAAAGATGGTATCTTATTGGGCACAGGCCTCCACGTCCACAGGAGCAGTGCTCACAGTGCTGGAGTGGGCTCCATTTTCAACAG ACGCTAA
- the LOC127624338 gene encoding retinoic acid receptor RXR-gamma-B-like isoform X1 has product MDNNDTYLHLNISALNSSPSQHPPTSSMVGHPSVISSSRPLQSPMSTLGSSMNGLTSPYSVIIPSLGSPSISFPSTPNVGFNTLSSPQINSLNVTNSEDIKPPLGLAPLGNMSSYQCGSPGSLSKHICAICGDRSSGKHYGVYSCEGCKGFFKRTIRKDLTYTCRDSKECLIDKRQRNRCQYCRYQKCLAMGMKREAVQEERQRGKEKSDNEVESTSSFNEDMPVDKILDAELAVEPKAETYTEDTPGNSTNDPVTNICHAADKQLFTLVEWAKRIPNFSDLPLDDQVILLRAGWNELLIASFSHRSITVKDGILLGTGLHVHRSSAHSAGVGSIFNRVLTELVSKMKDMQMDKTELGCLRAVVLFNPDAKGLSNPAEVEALREKVYASLETYTKQKYPSQPGRFAKLLLRLPALRSIGLKCLEHLFFFKLIGDTPIDTFLMEMLEAPHQIT; this is encoded by the exons ATGGATAATAACGACACATACTTACATCTCA ACATAAGTGCTCTGAATTCCTCCCCATCTCAGCACCCACCCACGAGCTCCATGGTGGGTCATCCATCCGTCATCAGTTCCTCCCGCCCACTGCAGTCTCCCATGAGCACACTGGGTTCCTCCATGAATGGCCTAACCTCACCCTACTCTGTCATCATTCCGTCTTTGGGGTCCCCGTCAATTTCCTTTCCATCTACGCCTAATGTGGGATTTAACACTCTCAGCAGCCCGCAG ATTAACTCTTTGAATGTGACTAACTCAGAGGACATCAAGCCTCCACTGGGATTGGCCCCACTGGGCAACATGAGCAGCTATCAGTGCGGTAGCCCTGGATCCCTGTCCAAACACATCTGTGCCATTTGCGGGGACCGGTCTTCAG gGAAACACTATGGTGTTTACAGTTGTGAAGGTTGCAAAGGCTTCTTCAAGAGAACCATCCGAAAAGACCTGACCTACACGTGTCGAGACAGCAAAGAGTGCCTGATTGACAAACGCCAGCGCAATCGCTGCCAATATTGCCGCTACCAGAAGTGCCTGGCCATGGGCATGAAGAGGGAag CGGTCCAGGAAGAAAGGCAGCGTGGGAAGGAGAAAAGCGATAATGAGGTGGAATCAACGAGCAGTTTCAATGAAGACATGCCTGTGGATAAGATTCTGGATGCAGAGCTTGCAGTCGAACCTAAGGCTGAGACATATACAGAGGACACCCCAGGCAACTCA ACGAACGATCCAGTCACCAATATCTGCCATGCAGCTGACAAGCAACTATTCACTCTTGTGGAGTGGGCCAAAAGAATACCGAATTTTTCCGATCTGCCTCTGGATGATCAAGTAATTCTGCTTCGAGCAG GATGGAATGAGCTCCTCATCGCTTCATTCTCCCATCGCTCAATCACAGTTAAAGATGGTATCTTATTGGGCACAGGCCTCCACGTCCACAGGAGCAGTGCTCACAGTGCTGGAGTGGGCTCCATTTTCAACAG AGTACTTACTGAGCTGGTTTCTAAAATGAAGGACATGCAGATGGATAAAACAGAACTGGGTTGCCTTAGGGCCGTCGTTCTCTTCAACCCTG ACGCTAAAGGCTTGTCAAACCCAGCGGAGGTAGAAGCACTGAGGGAAAAGGTTTACGCCTCACTTGAAACCTACACCAAACAGAAATACCCCAGCCAGCCTGGCAG gtTTGCTAAACTTTTATTACGTCTACCTGCTCTCCGATCCATCGGGCTCAAGTGTTTGGAGCACCTATTTTTCTTCAAGCTGATTGGCGACACGCCGATAGACACTTTCCTAATGGAAATGCTTGAAGCCCCCCACCAGATCACGTGA
- the LOC127624338 gene encoding retinoic acid receptor RXR-gamma-B-like isoform X2: protein MVGHPSVISSSRPLQSPMSTLGSSMNGLTSPYSVIIPSLGSPSISFPSTPNVGFNTLSSPQINSLNVTNSEDIKPPLGLAPLGNMSSYQCGSPGSLSKHICAICGDRSSGKHYGVYSCEGCKGFFKRTIRKDLTYTCRDSKECLIDKRQRNRCQYCRYQKCLAMGMKREAVQEERQRGKEKSDNEVESTSSFNEDMPVDKILDAELAVEPKAETYTEDTPGNSTNDPVTNICHAADKQLFTLVEWAKRIPNFSDLPLDDQVILLRAGWNELLIASFSHRSITVKDGILLGTGLHVHRSSAHSAGVGSIFNRVLTELVSKMKDMQMDKTELGCLRAVVLFNPDAKGLSNPAEVEALREKVYASLETYTKQKYPSQPGRFAKLLLRLPALRSIGLKCLEHLFFFKLIGDTPIDTFLMEMLEAPHQIT, encoded by the exons ATGGTGGGTCATCCATCCGTCATCAGTTCCTCCCGCCCACTGCAGTCTCCCATGAGCACACTGGGTTCCTCCATGAATGGCCTAACCTCACCCTACTCTGTCATCATTCCGTCTTTGGGGTCCCCGTCAATTTCCTTTCCATCTACGCCTAATGTGGGATTTAACACTCTCAGCAGCCCGCAG ATTAACTCTTTGAATGTGACTAACTCAGAGGACATCAAGCCTCCACTGGGATTGGCCCCACTGGGCAACATGAGCAGCTATCAGTGCGGTAGCCCTGGATCCCTGTCCAAACACATCTGTGCCATTTGCGGGGACCGGTCTTCAG gGAAACACTATGGTGTTTACAGTTGTGAAGGTTGCAAAGGCTTCTTCAAGAGAACCATCCGAAAAGACCTGACCTACACGTGTCGAGACAGCAAAGAGTGCCTGATTGACAAACGCCAGCGCAATCGCTGCCAATATTGCCGCTACCAGAAGTGCCTGGCCATGGGCATGAAGAGGGAag CGGTCCAGGAAGAAAGGCAGCGTGGGAAGGAGAAAAGCGATAATGAGGTGGAATCAACGAGCAGTTTCAATGAAGACATGCCTGTGGATAAGATTCTGGATGCAGAGCTTGCAGTCGAACCTAAGGCTGAGACATATACAGAGGACACCCCAGGCAACTCA ACGAACGATCCAGTCACCAATATCTGCCATGCAGCTGACAAGCAACTATTCACTCTTGTGGAGTGGGCCAAAAGAATACCGAATTTTTCCGATCTGCCTCTGGATGATCAAGTAATTCTGCTTCGAGCAG GATGGAATGAGCTCCTCATCGCTTCATTCTCCCATCGCTCAATCACAGTTAAAGATGGTATCTTATTGGGCACAGGCCTCCACGTCCACAGGAGCAGTGCTCACAGTGCTGGAGTGGGCTCCATTTTCAACAG AGTACTTACTGAGCTGGTTTCTAAAATGAAGGACATGCAGATGGATAAAACAGAACTGGGTTGCCTTAGGGCCGTCGTTCTCTTCAACCCTG ACGCTAAAGGCTTGTCAAACCCAGCGGAGGTAGAAGCACTGAGGGAAAAGGTTTACGCCTCACTTGAAACCTACACCAAACAGAAATACCCCAGCCAGCCTGGCAG gtTTGCTAAACTTTTATTACGTCTACCTGCTCTCCGATCCATCGGGCTCAAGTGTTTGGAGCACCTATTTTTCTTCAAGCTGATTGGCGACACGCCGATAGACACTTTCCTAATGGAAATGCTTGAAGCCCCCCACCAGATCACGTGA